TCCCTCCCTCCGAACCACTAATTAATGAAACCGGTGCAGCTCTCCCGTATGCAGAGGGTACGGTGGACGAAACAGACATTTCACAGCCATCACTCAAGATCGGCTTCGATCAGATCATCCTTAGGACAAACAAGGCTGTCGACAGCAGATTGTTGTTGAGTCTTGAAAGCAGCATCTGGCCCGCTTCCGTGAGAAATGACTATGTCGCAGGAGGAGCCGTGTTGCGGGGTGGGATGAACTTCCTGGGCTCCATATCCATCGAGGGAAACATTGCAGGGAGAGTGGGCCCAGTTGAACTGACGGCGGGGTTGCGCTACATGCACATCGCCAACGCGATATATTACCCCAACTATGGCACCTCGTATGAGAAACATGAGATCCATCCGGATAATATCTGGGGAGAGTGCTACAGCTCGTTTGGTGTGGGAGTCAACATCTACAGTCTCCAACTGCGCTTTCAATATCTGACTCAGCTCTCTCCCTCCGCACGCATCATTTCAGACCACTCAGGACCGGACATGTGGGGTGAGTTTGTGCGGACATCCACAGCCGACGGAATCCGTGTGACAGCAGTCACCTTTTCCGCCTCGCTTCGACTGTTGTAATTCCGCGAGTGAATAGTAGCAAGGTTGCAGAGACCAGGCACGACTACCCATGAGCAAGTGTCAGGGGTTTGACGGTGAAACCTGAGGCAGTTACTCTCACGCAGCCTGGTGCAGATGACGTCGAATGGTCTGCGATGCCGACTTGGGGAAGGGCTGTGCCTGTATGAGCACACGGTCGATGCGGCTGTAGCGGCTGACGCGTTTGTTAATCCATGTCTGGATTTCAGGCAGCAATTCTTCCACGCGCAGGCGCAGCATCATCGCGTCGTTTTTTCCATGCAACTTTTCGGCGTCAGCGATTTTCTCAAGATCGAAGTGAACATATGCGAGCAGCTGATTTCCCTTCTGCTTTACCAATGATTCGTTGATATAATCGTGACGATTCAACACAGCCTCAATGTCCTCCGGATGCACATTGATTCCATTCGGTCGAATGATCACATTTTTCAATCTTCCTTTGAGAAAGATGTATCCTTCGTCATCGACGATTCCGGTATCCCCTGTCCGCAACCAGCCGTCCTCGGTAAAAGCTTTCTGTGTCAGTTCCGGCTCGTTGTAATACCCCTTCATGACACAGGGGCCCTTCACCTGGATTTCCCCTTCCCCACTTTCAGGATCTGGATCCGAAACACGGAGTTGCATTCCTTCGAGCACACGCCCGGATGACTGAAACCTTGTATGCGCCGGTTCGCAACCGGTAAGCAACGGTGCGGTTTCCGTCATGCCGTATCCGACCGCATACGGGAAACCGGCTTCCACAAGGAATTCTTCCACCTGATCATTGAGACGGGCGCCCCCGATTCCAAAGAAGCGCAGCCTGCCACCGAACACTTCCAGCAGCTTCTCCCCCGCCTTACGGTACAGGATGCGCTTTCCGAGATCCGTCCCAGACACGAGATCCATCATCTTGTTCGGCGTGAGTCGTGGACGAATCTGTTTATGAAAAATCGACTCCATGACCAGCGGGACGGTGAGCATCATCGTGGGATGCACGCGTTTGAAGGTTTCCAACAGCATTGGCATGGAAGCCTGCTTTGCGACATAGTGCACCTCGGCACCGGACATGAAGGGCAGGAGGAACCCCAGCGTGCACTGGTACGCGTGAGAAAGCGGCAGAATCGAAACAAAAACATCATCTTCCTTCACCGGCTGCATACGCGTCGCCATGACAACGTTGTGCGTGAGATTGCCGTGCGTGAGCATCACGCCTTTCGGTGTCCCGGTCGTTCCTGACGTATATATAATGACAGCGACGTCATGCTCGCTGACCCTGGCTGTGTTCATTCCATCAGTCCCAGCCTGAAGCAGGCTAACGCCGCGTTGCTTCGTTTTGTCCCAGAATGCTGGCGTCAAAACTTCGAAGGTGTCGAGCAGCACCATGACTCCTGCCTCGCAGCGCTGCTCTGTCTTGATGCGGCTCGCCTGATTGAGGGAAATAAAAATCAGTTTGCAGCCGGCATGCAGCACAATGTTGCGTACTTCTTCGAGCTGAAGATCGGTATGGATGGGCACGGCGATCGCACCCATGGTTACGATTGCGGCGTATGCGATGGTCCAGTTCGGACTGTTCTCCGCCAGTATGGCGACACGATCACCGGGACGAATACCCATGCCATGCATTGACTTGCGCAGTTCAGCAATGCGGCAGCCGAATTGTGCATAGGTGACAGTATCGCTTCCCTCCATGGCCATGGCTGTGCGGGATGCATATTCGTTGATTGCAGTCGAGAACAGGTCGGGGAGTGTGAGGGGATGGGAGAGCTGATTCATGGTGGATTCCTCGGCAGGACGACATGAGGGAAAGGCAGCACCCATACAGGTACTGCTTTCTATCACCACGCTGTATGCATAATACGAAGCGAAATCCTACAGAATACTGAACCGCGTATTACAATATGAACAGGTTGATGCAGGCAGAACTGCGCAGGCAGCTGCGCAGTGTCAGCCGCAGATGTGAAATACTCCCTTTTCTTCCGTATTATACCGGAAACTCTTTTACCATACGGGAGAGCGCATGAACACCTTTCGAGTTTTTCTGGCTGGCTTTCTGACGCTGGCCATGCTGCACGTTTTTGCAACCTGCAGCGATGACGACGGGGGCACACAGCCCAACAATCCCCCCACAGTGGACGTGGAAAAGATTCATGAAGCTGCGCAGGGCATCGAAGATGCATTCCGCACGGCGAAAACCGATGCCGTGCTCGCAGTGCTGACGGAAGAAGCACAGCAGCAGTACGGAGAGGGCCTCGACGATATCACCGGTGACATGCCGGCGTTTGCGGACGCAATACAATCGCGCCGGCTCACTGGCTACAACGAATTCTACGCCGAGTATTCCTACGAAAAGGATGGCAATACGTTCACTATCGCCCTCGCTGCACAGGAGGAAGGCGACTGGAAACTGATGCGGTTTTAGGAGCGAAGCATGAAGAAAACAAAAAACACAATCGCATGGTTGGCAGGGGCATCCTGCTATATCGTGCTGGCACTCACCCTTTCGGCATACGACAATGCGGAAATGCATCCTGCAATCAATGACAATATCGTCGATCGCTTCCTTCAAAAAGTGGTCAACGCACTGAATCCACCGGATGAGATTAAGGGCTATACGTTTGTGCTCAATGGCAGCCATGAGTACGTCGGTCCCGCCGTAACAGCCGCCGGCTACTTCGCATCGACAACGACGGAAAGCGACGTCTCGAAGAAGCCGAAGGAGTGGATCGCACACGGTGGGTTTTCAGCAGACGTCCCGGAGGTCCCGGCGGCCCTTCGGCATTTCTATGATCCGAAGGGAATCGACGGGGGAAAGACCTGGCTTACCGATCGTGGTACGAACTGGGAATGGCTCGTAAACAACGGCGCGTTCAATCCGCAGATCAATGCGCGGGACTGGGCGCTTACCCATGATGACAACCCGTGGTCTTTCGCGAAAGGCAAGCAATACATCAGACAGGCACTTGCCGCGGAAGACGATGCCCAGCGCGATGCACTCATGGCGAAAGCCTGGCGCTGCCTGGGTGAAACGCTGCACCTCGTGGCGGATATGGGGTGTCCCGTGCACGTACGCAACGATTCGCATGCCGACCTCGCGGGATGGCAATACCGCCGCGCACTCGGCGACCCGGATCCATACGAAGTCATGGTTACACCCGCATTTGCTGCGAAGTACGCAGGTGGGAAGGTTGATCCTGCGCTGCAATCCGCATGCCGCGGAGCCGAGTCTGCGACAGAGATTTTCAATTCCCTCGCCACGTTCACCAATGAAAACTTCTTCACAAACCAGACCATCTCCGGGACGGGGGTGAAAAAATTCGATCCGATTATCAAGGGACGACCGGCCTACCCCTCCCCCAAACTTGAGAACCTTTCATATGATCCGACAGATTTCACTTTCTACAAGACATTCCCTGGCGGCCAAAAGGTAAAGATGTGCAAGGACCGCTCGTACTGGTATTTCCGGGGCCAGCCGTACATCGATCTCGAATGTGTGGAATCACAGGCAAGCGTGCTGATGCCGAACATCATGGAAGCCGGCTCGAATGTAATGCGTCTGTTCATGCCGCACCTGAAGGTGAAAATCAGCGAGGCTACCGCTGACGGATCGGTGAAGGGCAGTGTCACACATCTATCGACGAAGGAGTATACTTCCACTGCCACCTGCAGCGGCACAGTTCGTATCCTCGTGAAAAACAGCATCGTGGGTGAAGGACTGCTCAAAGCCGATGGCAGCTTCGAACTCGAAGGTGTGAACATTGAGAAGGATGACGAAGTTGTCGCGGAGTACCGCATCGGCGGTATATATGTAAGATCGGAACCTGTGATCGCAGGCGATCCAGGCATCCTTGCCGAGCTGCAGTCATGCACCACCGTCGCCGTCGAATTCTCTGCGGTGAACAAGTATGCCAATGGACAGGAAATCGATGAAACTGCGGCATACGGCGCGACATACCTGGACGAAAGCATCGGGATGCAGCCTATCGCATGGAGCGGAAGATCATTCAGCTTTTCACTTGTGTACAGCAACTCCACGCTCTCTACGGACTGGAGTCTCAGCGGAACGGTATCAGCCGATGGCAGAACCATTGAGAACATGCGCATCACCTCCATTACCCAATGGTCTGGCGGAGCAACCGAAAACGACGAAATGCGCCTGCGTGACCTCCCGCTCGACGAGACATACAGCCTCGTCCCTGTCGGCGAGTTCAACTATGGCAGCTACTACCCGGAATGCCAGAACATGCTCGAGTTTTTCAAATGTCAATACGAAGGATCCTCACAGGGACAGTTCGACTACGTTGAAACCCTCTGGGGTCCCAGCGACAGGTTATACGTGAGCTTCTACAAGTAGAGTCTGCGGAACATTCCCCGTTTCCCATTCCCCATTCGGCCGGACAAGAACGTCCGGCCGTTTTTTTTCATCTCTTCAGATCCCGATCCGTATTGTCCCATCATTCCCTCAGTCGTTCTCCCAGGTAGTCTCTCAACTCCTGTACCTGCTTCTGATCGGCAAGGATGAACTCGTGACGCCGATCCGTCACGACGGATTGGATGATTGCCACGAGCGTGGAAGCGTAATATCACCCGGATATTCGTTCCCATCAACAGAGTATCGGGTCAAAATGGGTGGTACTACCCATTGACATATCCTCCTGCACCCGATACCTTTCCACTGTCATCATCCTCACATTCGGCATCGTTTCCTCGAGTCACACTTGACAGGAGGTTATGATGAAACCACAGTTTGCTTCAGGACGTGTTGCGATCACCGCGTGCTTGATAGGGATATTCTTCAGCATGTGCATTCCAGGATCTTTCTGCAACGCACAGCTGCCGCAGACCTTCACACTGAAAAGCAGCAATCCGCACATGACTTCAGCGTCTGCGCTCGCATATGCGGGCAATGATCTGCTGTTTATCCTCGGGGACAACGGGGGACTCTGGGCGTACCGCGTGAGCGGAGGTGCGTTCGAGGTGCAGGGGTTCTATCCTGCCGCCAGCGCGTTTGACCGCCTGGAAATTGCGCCGGATGGCGTGATCTACCTTTCAGGGCGGGACGGCCAGCTCACGGCACTTATTTTTGCAGGAAACGAATTCGTGAGCATTGCAAGTTCCGCGATCAGCGTGGAGCAGAACGACATGGCAATCGGTCCTGACGGCACAATCTACCTGGCGTCAGGATATGCGGGGCTCGTGGCATTGCGCCGGGAAGGAGCGGCATTTCGACTGATTGCACAGGATGCGGGAATCGAGAAGGCCCGTGCTGTCGCGGTGGGTGCGGACAACACCATCTTTGTGGCCGGAGCCGCGCAGGGAGAGCTGAAGGCGTACGAGCTGAACGGACGCAACCTGATACCTGCCGGCGAGATCAACAGCGACGCGTTTACGCCGACGGACCTCGTCGCCGGAGACGACGGGATGGTGTTTCTCGCTGATGCGGAGAGTGGCCTCAGTGCATATACGTTCGACAAACATGCACTGATCAGGGTCGCGGAGCTGAACGACGGCGGCACAGCTCAGCGTATCGCCGTTGCCAACAATCGCAGCATCTATATCGCAAAGGCGGATGCCGGCATTTGCGGATATATCTTCGACGGCTCCCGGTTTCACAGCAACGGAACCTGGAGCTGCAGCAACGCCGACGCCCGCGACCTGGCTACGCGGGAAGACGGCACCGTGTTGATCGCAGATGGCAACGACGGCGTTCGATTAATCTGCTGCGACGCGACACGCAGCGCATGTCTCGCGCATTGTGATCAGAACACCGACGCGAGAAGCGTCGCCGTCACTTCCGATGGGATCGTCCTTCTCGCCAACGGCATGGATGGATTGCGTGCCTATCGCGATACGGAACCTATCCTGGAGTGTGTCGCGTGGACGAACCACGATGCATCCGAAGATATCCACGCGTGTGCTGTCACGGTGGATCAGCGCGACCGGGTGTTTCTCGCGCATGACAATTCCCTGTCTGTCTACACGCTGTCGTACATGCAGTTCAACCACATCGCTTCGACCAGCATCGTGGGTGAATGCCGGAGCATCGCCGTCAGCCCGACGGGATGGGTGTACGTTGCCTGCGGGGAGAATGGCCTCAGGGTCTTCCAGTTCGATGGAGCGACCCTCTTCCCCGTCGCACATGCCTATGAGTGCAGCTTCGCGTACGATGTGTCTGTTGGAGAAGATGGAAGCGTCTATGTCGCCACGGGCGAGAACGGACTGCGCGTGTATCGCATGCTGGATGGG
This sequence is a window from bacterium. Protein-coding genes within it:
- a CDS encoding T9SS type A sorting domain-containing protein; translated protein: MKPQFASGRVAITACLIGIFFSMCIPGSFCNAQLPQTFTLKSSNPHMTSASALAYAGNDLLFILGDNGGLWAYRVSGGAFEVQGFYPAASAFDRLEIAPDGVIYLSGRDGQLTALIFAGNEFVSIASSAISVEQNDMAIGPDGTIYLASGYAGLVALRREGAAFRLIAQDAGIEKARAVAVGADNTIFVAGAAQGELKAYELNGRNLIPAGEINSDAFTPTDLVAGDDGMVFLADAESGLSAYTFDKHALIRVAELNDGGTAQRIAVANNRSIYIAKADAGICGYIFDGSRFHSNGTWSCSNADARDLATREDGTVLIADGNDGVRLICCDATRSACLAHCDQNTDARSVAVTSDGIVLLANGMDGLRAYRDTEPILECVAWTNHDASEDIHACAVTVDQRDRVFLAHDNSLSVYTLSYMQFNHIASTSIVGECRSIAVSPTGWVYVACGENGLRVFQFDGATLFPVAHAYECSFAYDVSVGEDGSVYVATGENGLRVYRMLDGDFHCTAQYHPMDPVNGKVLSVTAGPDATVFLACSRDGLMAFRNTGTALTPLDIIDFFPYMGDYAGATSVHRTEDGSILFHYETYPGMDIAGLYACVFENDRFSIRAHFIEADNAVDITSGADNNVYVLKSDGGVLGYHYNSLPPAPSIKVSQQEVDFGEVPIGANRYQSVSIANEGSTPLRIRDQRLSSFEAERFEILEPLPDRIRPGECSRLRLRFSSSREGPMQTDLIILTDAPDCSEIHLPVRAVASGNCVHSDAGITSLDQNTPNPFNPSTTIRFRVADAGKVSLEVYDLIGKRIATLMDGMLPAGQHTVHFNAADLPSGMYFYRMHTDNAVITRRMILTK
- a CDS encoding AMP-binding protein codes for the protein MNQLSHPLTLPDLFSTAINEYASRTAMAMEGSDTVTYAQFGCRIAELRKSMHGMGIRPGDRVAILAENSPNWTIAYAAIVTMGAIAVPIHTDLQLEEVRNIVLHAGCKLIFISLNQASRIKTEQRCEAGVMVLLDTFEVLTPAFWDKTKQRGVSLLQAGTDGMNTARVSEHDVAVIIYTSGTTGTPKGVMLTHGNLTHNVVMATRMQPVKEDDVFVSILPLSHAYQCTLGFLLPFMSGAEVHYVAKQASMPMLLETFKRVHPTMMLTVPLVMESIFHKQIRPRLTPNKMMDLVSGTDLGKRILYRKAGEKLLEVFGGRLRFFGIGGARLNDQVEEFLVEAGFPYAVGYGMTETAPLLTGCEPAHTRFQSSGRVLEGMQLRVSDPDPESGEGEIQVKGPCVMKGYYNEPELTQKAFTEDGWLRTGDTGIVDDEGYIFLKGRLKNVIIRPNGINVHPEDIEAVLNRHDYINESLVKQKGNQLLAYVHFDLEKIADAEKLHGKNDAMMLRLRVEELLPEIQTWINKRVSRYSRIDRVLIQAQPFPKSASQTIRRHLHQAA